Within Caulobacter segnis, the genomic segment CAGGCGCGGCAGGTCGAGCAGGTCCATCGACTTGATCATCGCGTCGAAGGCCTCGAGCTCGGCCGGCGTGTGGCTGACGATCTTCAGCATCTGGCGGTGGCTCCAGACGTCGTTCTCGCCAGGCGCGATGTTCAGGTCGCCGGTGACGATCAGCGGCGCCTTGGGATCGCGTTTCTTCAGCGCGGTGGTCAGGGTCTCGTAGAAGTCCAGCTTGTGGTCGAACTTCGGATTGGCGGCACGGTCGGGCAGGTCGCCGCCGGCCGGAATGTAGAAGTTCTGGATCTCGACCCCAGCCACCTTGACCGCGACGCAGCGGGCGTGGCCTTCGCGGCAGTTCATCAGGGTCGGGACGTCCTCGATCGGCAGGCGCGAGGCGATGGCCACCCCGTGCCAGCCCTTCTGGCCGGCGATCTTCAGGTGCTTCAGGCCCATGGCCTCGAAGGCCTCGCGCGGGAACTCGCCATCCTGGCACTTGATCTCCTGCATGCACAGGACGTCGGGGGCCTGCTCGTCGACGAAACGGGCGGCCTGTTCGGCGCGGAGGCGGACGGAATTGACATTCCAGGTGGCAATACGGAGGCGCATGCCAGCGCTCTAGCCTGGAAATCCCGGCTGGCAAAGAAAAACGCCCCCGGACACCGTGTGTCTCCCCGGCCGGCCAGCGGCCGGCCAAAAAAAAACGCCCCCGGACACCGTGTGTCCGGGGGACGAAAGTCTAGTCTCTCATGCCGCCGCCGGGAGGGGATAGGATCCGGCACGGTTCGCGAAGAGCGGGTCGGTCGCTCATCGCCATGCGTGTTAAATATGCCACTTCAAAACTTTAAGTCAACCCCGAAGTCGGTTGATTCTTGCATGTTGTGGTAATGTCACATTTGGCCCGTCTAGGGCCGCCCCACCTTGCGGCGGGGATCGGTCAGCACGAACAGCTTCGGATCCAGGGCGCCGGTCTCGGCGAAATCCGCCAGGCGCACGCGGATCTGGCCGCCCTTGATGTCGGTGACGGTCCAGCCCATCAGCGCGATCGGGCCGTTGGAGAAATCCAGCGAGATCTTGCCCAGCGCCTGGCGTTTGGCGTCCTGGGCCACGATCGTGAAGCCATCGGCCAGCGGGCGAATCTCGGTGATGACCACGCCGCGATCCAGGCGGACCTCGCGGGCCAGCAGCAGGTTCAGCGGCGTCTTGCTGAGCGGATAGCTCTCGTAGGTCTTCAGCCGGCTGTCAAAGATGTTGACGTTGTTGCCGTTGCTGACCACCAGCAGGCCGGCGGGCGGATCATAGGCGAACCGCGCCTTGCCCGGGCGCTGCAGGTAGAAGGTCCCTTGCGTCTGGGTCCCGCGCGCGTCGGTCTGTACGAAGCGGCCCTTGGCCGACGACAGGCCCTGGATATAGGCGGTCGCCTTGTTAAGCAGCGCCTGCTGCTCGGCGGTCAGCTTGGCCGGGACCGGCGCGGTCTGGGCGAAGGCGGGAGAAGCGATCGCGGCGGCCAGGCCGGCCGCCAGAAGGAAACGGCGATTGGTCATGCGAACTCCTTAAGCCCAACCGTGGCCCGCGCGAAGGCCGCCGCGAGGCCATTTTCCGGCGCTCCGATGAAGCGCCGTTCAGGTTGGGAGGTGGGGAACGCGCCCGCCAAGGTGAAGGTTGCCGGACCACCCCTGAGAGATTTGCGACAAAGCTTGTCATCCCGGCCGCAGCGAAGCGGAGAGCCGGGACCCAGGGGGCGACCGCATTGCGCATGGCCCCTGGGTCCCGGATCAACGCGCTACGCGCTTGTCCGGGATGACAGTTTTTAAAGCGGTGGCGGCGGCGGCGCCAGGATCTCGCGCTTGCCGGCGTGGTTGGCCGCGCCGACGACGCCTTCCTTCTCCATCCGCTCCATCAGCGAGGCGGCGCGGTTGTAGCCGATCTGCAGGCGGCGCTGGATGTAGCTGGTCGAAGCCTTGCGGTCGCGGGTGACCACGGCGACGGCGTGATCGTAGAGGTCGTTGGCCCCGCCCTCGCCCTGGAACGCGCCCTCGATGGCCTCTTCCTGTTCTTCGTCCCCGCCGGCGGTGACTTCTTCCAGGTATTGCGGAATGCCTTGGTCGCGCAGGAACTTGGCGACCTGCTCGACCTCGCCGTCCGACACGAACGGGCCGTGCAGGCGGGTGATGCGACCGCCGCCGGCCATGTAGAGCATGTCGCCCTGGCCCAGCAGCTGCTCGGCGCCCTGCTCGCCCAGAATGGTGCGGGCGTCGATCTTGCTGGTGACCTGGAAGCTGATCCGGGTCGGGAAGTTGGCCTTGATGGTGCCGGTGATGACGTCGACCGACGGGCGCTGGGTGGCCATGATCAGGTGGATGCCGGCGGCGCGGGCCATCTGGGCCAGACGCTGCACGGCGCCTTCGATGTCCTTGCCCGCCACCATCATCAGGTCGGCGACCTCGTCGATGACCACGACCAGATAGGGCATGGCCTCGGGCCGGATTTGCTCGGTCTCGTAAATCGGACGGCCGGCGTCGTCGAACCCGGTCTGGACGGTGCGCTCGAAGTGCTCGCCCTTCTCCAGCGCCTCGTTGGCCTTCTCGTTGTAGCCTGCGATGTTGCGCACGCCGATCTTGGACATCCGGCGATAGCGGTCCTCCATCTCGCGCACGGTCCATTTCAGGGCCACGACGGCCTTCTTGGGATCGGTGACGACGGGGGCCAGCAGGTGCGGGATGCCGTCATAGACCGACAGTTCCAGCATCTTGGGATCGACCATGATGAAGCGGCACTTCTCGGGCGGCAGCTTGTACAAGATCGACAGGATCATGGCGTTGACGCCGACCGACTTGCCCGAGCCGGTGGTGCCGGCGATCAGCAGGTGGGGCATCTTGGCCAGGTCGGCGATGTAGGGCTCGCCGCCGATGGTTTCGCCCAGGGCCATGGGCAGGATCTGGCTGGCCTTCTCGTAGTCAGCGCTGCTCAGCAGGTCGCGCAGATAGACGGTCTCCCGGCGCTGGTTGGGCATTTCGATGCCGATGGCGTTGCGGCCCTGGGCCACGGCCACGCGGCACGAGATCACGCTCATCGAGCGGGCGATGTCGTCGGCGAGTGCGACGACGCGGGCGGTCTTCACGCCCGGGGCCGGCACCAGCTCGTACATGGTGACCACGGGGCCAGGGCGGATCTGGTCGATCTGGCCCTTGACCCCGAACTCGGCCAGCACGCTTTCCAGCAGGCGGGCGTTCTGGCGCAGGGCGCCGGCGTCGACTTCCGACGAGCGCGGCTTGGACTTGGCCAGCATGGCCAGCTCGGGCAGCTGGAACCCGTCGCCGTCGTCGAAATCGAAGGCCTTCTGCTGTTCGCGCAGCTCGCGGCCAGACTCCTTGGGCGGGGCCTTGGGCTTGGCGATGGCCATCGGACGGGCGTCGAGCGTGTCCTCGAATTCGTCCTCGTCGCTATAGCCATCGTCGGCGGGCGGCGGGGTATAGGCGCGTTCCGGAGTCGCCACGGCGGCCGGCGCGGCGGCGACCACGTCGTCCTCGTCGTCGATCGGCGGCAGGCGGCGCTCGCGCTTGGGCGCGCTTTCCGGCTTTTCCTTCTTGGCGCGCGCGGGCTTGGCGGCCGCGACCGGCTCGGGCGCGACGCGGGCGCGAGGCTGCAGGGCGTTGTTGACGGCGTTTTGGATGGCGTCCGGGTTGACGTCGCGCACCCCGATGGCGAAGCCCAGGGCGAAGATGGCGGCGACGGCGAACAGCAAGGCCGCGACGATCGTCGCGCCGGGGATGTGGGCGAACCGCAGGATCCCGGCGACCATGTGCAGCAGGGAATCGCCCCAGAAGCCGCCCAGGCCCTTCTCCAGCTGCCAGATGGCTGGCGGCGGCGGGGCCGCCAGGGTCGCGGCCAGCGCCAGCAGGCCCAGCACGCCGACAATGGCGCGCAGGCGCAGGTCCTTGCGCTCGGCGTCCGGGTCGGCCTGGGCCGCGCGGGTGACGCCGAACACCAGCATCAGCAAGGCGACTCCCCAGGCCGCCAGGCCGATCGACTGCATCAGGAGGTCGGCGACCGCCGCGCCCGGACCCCCAGGGCGTTGCGGGCCGGATCGCCGGTGGCGGCGTTCAGGCTGGGATCGGTGGCGTTGTAGGTGGCGATGGCCAGCAGCAGGCCGGCGCCGACCACGGTGACGACGCCGCCCCGGAACCGGGCCGTCCAGGGCTGGACCCAGCCGTAACGGATCGCGTCCCACAGGAGCTCCGTCGTGGATCGCCGCGCGGCTCGCGCCATGAAAGTCTCCGAACTCAACTTCGCATCCCGTGACCCGCCAAAACGGGTCGAACCGCGATGTTTTGCCCGAAGAGCGTTAAGAGGCGTTTACGACGTTCGTCAGGAAACGATTCAGATTAGGCCGCGTCGAACGCGACCGGACCGCCCCAGAAGCTCTGGACCAGGCCGTTCTGCGGGCCCGGCGCGCCGGTGGTCAGGAAGACGCGGCTGCCGCCCGATCCCGTCGCGTACTCCGGGTGCCGCTCCAGATAGAGCTCCAGCGCGTCGGCCGTGGCCTCGGGCTGCTGGATCAGCGGCGTGCCGGCCGGCAGGGCGGCGCGGAAGATGTCGGCGATGATCTCGTAGTGGGTGCAACCCAGCACAACGCGGTCGGGAAAGCGGCCGATGCGGGTCTTCAGCGCCTGGACGTGGCCCTCGACCGCCTTGGCCAGCTCGACAGCGCTGGCGTCGCCCTCGATCAGCGGCACCAGTTCCGGGCAGGCTTCGGAGAACACCGCTAGGTCCTGCTTGCGCTTGTCGATCTCGATCTCATAGACGCGCGAGCGCACGGTGGCCTGGGTGGCGAACACGCCCAGGATGTCCAGCTGCTGGACCTTCTCGCCGCGCCGCTCGGCCTCGTGCTCCCAGGGCAGGCCCGTGGCCTTCTCGATGGTCGGCACGATGATGCCCAGGATGTTGACCGGCCGGCCCAGGTCCTTGCGGTAGCCCGGCAGCCAGGTCTGCTGCAAGCGGCGCAGGGCGATCGCCGAGGCAGTGTTGCAGGCCAGGACCACCAGGCTGGCGCCCCGATCGAACAGCCGAACGCAGCCGGCCTTGGTCAGTTCGACGATCTCCTCGCCGGTGCGCACGCCATAGGGCGCGTTGGCCTGGTCGGCCAGGTAGGTGAAGTCCGCCTGCGGCAGACGTTGCACGAGGGCGCGGTGGACCGTCAGGCCGCCCACGCCGGAGTCGAAGACGCCGATCATGAGGCAAGCTGTAGCCGCCAAACCGGGCGCCGTCCACGCGCCAAGACCATGGTCGAACGCGTACGGGAAAGGTTACGGTCCTGTCATGTGACGGCCCCGAAGCCTTGCCCTAGGGTCGCGTCAAACTCTTACCGGAGACACTCCGTGCAACGTCGTACGTTCCTTGCCTCGGCCGCCGCCACCGGCGCCGTCGCCGCCCTCAACCCGAGTTTCGCCTTGGCCCAAGCCTCCAATCCCATGCTTCAGAAATGGACCGGTCCCTATGGCGGCGTGCCGGCCTTCGACAAGGTCAAGGTCGCCGACTTCAAGCCGGCGCTCGAAGCGGCCATGGCCAAGAACCTGGCCGAGATCGACGCCATCACCGGCGACAAGGCCGCGCCGAACTTCGAAAACACCATCGCAGCCCTGGAGGACGCCGGCCGGACGCTGAACGACGTCCAGACCTATTACGGCATCTGGGGCTCGAACATGAGCAGCCCCGAGTTCCAGGTCGTCGAGGCCGAGATGGATCCCAAGCTCTCGGCCCACTATGACAAGGTCAACCAGAACGCGGCGCTCTTCGCCCGCATCGAGGCGGTCTACAATTCGCCGGATAAGGCCAAGCTGACGCCCGAGCAGCAGCGGGTGCTGTGGATCTACTACACCAACTTCGTGCGGTCGGGCGCCAAGCTGAACCCCGAAGCCAAGGCCCGGGTCGGCGCGATTAACACCGAGCTGGCCGGCCTCTACACCAAGTTCAGCCAGAACCTGCTGGCCGACGAGAACACCTGGATCGAGCTTTCCGACGCCGACCTCGCCGGCCTGCCCGAGGGCCTGAAGGCCGCCGCCGCCTCGAACGCCGCCGCGCGCAAGCTGCCGGGCAAGTTCGTGGTCGTGAACACCCGCTCCAGCGTCGACCCGTTCTTGACCGAGTCTCCGGTGCGGGGCGCTCGCGAGAAGGTCTGGCGCGCCTTCGTCAACCGCGGCGACAATGGCGGGGCGACCGACAACAACGCCATCATCAGCAAGATCCTAAAGCTGCGCGCCGAGCGGGCCAAGCTGCTGGGCTACCAGACCCACGCCCACTGGCGCCTGGAAAACGCGATGGCCAAGGCGCCCGAGAACGCCATGGCCCTGATGGAAGCGGTCTGGCAGCCGGCCATCGCGCAAGTCGCCATCGACGTCGCCGACATGCAGGCGATCATCGACGCCGAAAAGGGCGGCTTCAAACTCGAGCCCTGGGACTATCGCTTCTATGCCGAGAAGGTCCGCAAGGCGAAGTACGACCTCGATATGAACGAGGTGAAGCCCTACCTGCAGCTGGACAAGCTGCGCGAAGGCATGTTCTGGGCCTCGGGCCAGCTGTACGGCTTCCAGTTCAAGAAGATCGACGGCCTGCCCGTCTATCACGAGGACATCACCGTCTATGAGGTGACCCGCGGCGGCAAGCACGTGGGCCTGTGGTATTTCGACCCCTACGCCCGCCCCGGCAAGCGTTCGGGCGCCTGGATGAACGCCTACCGCACCCAGGAGCGGTTCAAGGGCGAGATCACCACGATCGTCTCGAACAACTCCAACTTCATCAAGGGCAAGCCGGGCGAGCCCCTGCTGATCTCTTGGGACGACGCCACCACCCTGTTCCACGAGTTCGGCCACGCCATCCATGGCCTGAACGCCAACGCGACCTACCCGACCGTGTCGGGCACCAACGTGGCCCGGGACTATGTCGAGTTCCCCAGCCAGCTGAACGAGCACTGGCTGCCGACGCCCCAGGTGCTGAACCAGTTCGCTCTGCACTATCAGACGGGCAAGCCGATCCCGCAGCCCCTGGTCGACAAGATCGAGGCGGCCGGCAAGTTCGGCGAGGGCTTCGGCACCACCGAATACCTGGCCAGCGCCCTGATCGACATGAAGCTGCACCTGGCCGGCGACGTCGACATCGACCCGGACAAGTTCGAACGCGAGGAGCTGGCCAAGCTGAACATGCCCAAGGAGATCGTCATGCGGCACCGCACGCCGCAGTTCGGTCACGTGTTCTCGGGCGACGGCTATTCGGCTGGCTACTACAGCTATCTGTGGGCCGACACCCTGACCGCCGACGCGGCCGAGGCCTTCGCGGAGGCCCCAGGCAAGTTCTACGACAAGGTCGTCGCCAAGCGCCTGTACGAGACCATCATGTCCAAGGGCAACACGGTCGACCCCGTCGAGCAGTTCCGCGCCTTCCGCGGCCGCGACGTCAAGATCGGCGCCCTGATGCGCAAGCGCGGCTTCCCGGTCCCGGCCGGGGCTTAACTCACAACCCTCTCCCCTTGCGGGAGAGGGTGGCCCGCGAAGCGGGTCGGGTGAGGGGTTGAAGAAAGAGACCGCCGCGACTGGCCTCACCGCTGGTCGCGGCGGTTTTCGTTTGTGCGACCCCTCATCCGTCAGCCTGCGGCTGACACCTTCTCCCGCAAGGGGAGAAGGGTTAGATGAGGTCAGGGGCTGAAGGAGTTTCGATGGCCGCGTCCAAGTCCGCTCTGTCCGCCCTCGCCTTTTCCCTGATCGCCGGCCCTGCCCTCGCCCAGACGCAGCCTCCGCCGCCAACCGTCGAACTCGGCGCCGCCCCGGCCCCGGACGAGAGCGCCGTGGTCGCCGAACTGACCGTGGTGGCCAAGCCGCCCGGCCCCGCCGTCTGGCTGGTCGAGAAGGACGGGGCCAAGCTGTATGTCCTGGGTTCCGCCCAACCCCTGCCCCACGCGCTGAAATGGTCCAGCCCGCGCCTGGAAAAGGCCTTGGACAAGGCCGACCTGGTCTTGGTGCCGCCGCAGGCCTCGGTGGGCGTGACCCAGATCGCCGGCTTCGTCCTGCGGTTCGGCGGCGGCCTGCGCCAGCCGATGGGCAAAAATCTCGAGGACCAGCTGCCGCCCGACCTGAAGGCGCGGTTCGTCGAATCCCGCAACCAGGCGCGCAAGGGACCGGGCGACTACAAGAACTGGAAGCCGGCCGTGGCGGGCTTCCTGCTGCTGTCGGACTTCCGCCAGGCCGCCGGCCTGTCCGAAGCCAAGCCGGTCAGCACGATCGAGCGCATGGCCAAGGCTCGCAAGCTGAAGGTCAAGGCGGTCGGCCAGTATCGAATGAGCGCGGTGACGACCATCGCCTCCAAGCTCTCGCCCGACGACCAGCTCTATTGCCTGCGCGTGGCCCTGGACGAAATCGCCTATGACGGCGCCCATTCCACCACGATCGGCCGCGACTGGGCCGAGGGCGACCTGGGCTCGGTCCGCGCCCGTTACCGGGAAAGCGCCGCCCAGCGTTGCCTGATGCGTGCGCCCGGCGGCGCGGCCTTGCTGGAAAAAGGCGTCGCCCAGACGACCGACGCCATGGCCGAGGCCCTCAAGCGGCCTGGCGTCACCGTGGCGGTGGTCGACCTGGGCTTCCTGCTGCCGGCCAATGGGGTGCTGGACCGGCTGAAGGCCGACGGCGCGGCGATCAGCTCGCCGGTCGAATAGCGCCGCGTTGACGCTTGGTCTCCCCTGCCCTCACCTTGGCGACGAGGTTCGGGAGGGAGGCCCAGATGAAGACGACGACCGCCGCAGTGGCGCTGCTGGCCGCCACGCTGACCACCGGAGCGGCGCGGGCCGAGGTGGTCGACGCCCAGCCCAATGGCTTCGAGGTCAAACACGAGATGGCGATCGCCGCCCCAGCCAGCGCGGTCTGGGCCGTCCTGGTCCAGCCGTCGAAATGGTGGGCCTCGGCGCATACCTGGTCGGGATCGGCCGCCAACCTGTCGCTGGGCGCGGCCTCGGGCGGCTGCTTTTGCGAGCGCCTGCCGAACGGCGGCTCGGTGCTGCACATGACCACGGTCTACGCCGCGCCGAGTACGAGGCTGGTGCTGTCGGGCGCGCTGGGGCCGTTGCAGAGCTCCGGGGCCACCGGGGCGCTCACCTTTCTGCTGGCGGAAAAGGACGGTCGCACGACCGTGACCGTCACCTACGACGTCGGTGGCTACTTCAAGGGTGGCCTGGACAAGATCGCTGGCGGCGTCGACGCGGTGGTCGGCCAGCAGGTCGCCCGACTGAAGGCGGCGTCGGAGGGGAAGTAATTCCCCTCTCCCCTTGCGGGAGAGGGTGGCCGCCGGAGGCGGTCGGGTGAGGGGTCGCACACACAGAAACGCCGCGACAGCCGATCGGCCGGTCGCGGCGTTTTGCGTCTATCAACCCCTCACCCGGCCCTTCGGGCCACCTTCTCCCGCAGGGGGAGAAGGGTTATTAAGCGCTTTCGGCCAGGTCGTCGCTGGCGCCCAGCAGGGCCATTTGCAGGCGCGAGCGGTCGCGTCGGGCCGCTTCGAGGGCGCCTTCCGCCAGGGCGGCTTCCGAGGTGAGGCGCTCGATCGTGGCCTGCAGCTCGGAGACCTTGTCCTCGTGCTCGCGACGAATCTGGTCCTGGGCTTCCTGCATGGCGTCCAGGCGGGTGCGCAGCTGTTGAGCCCGCTCCTCGGCGCGCTTGAGCGCCTTGTCCTGGGCCACGCCGCTCTTGGCCAGCTGGTCGGCGCGTTCGATGGCCGTGGCGCGGGCGGTGTCGACGCCGGCGTGGCGCTGACGCAGGCCCTCGGCCTCTTCCTCGAGCGAGCGGATGCGTTCCAGGGCGCGTTCCAAGGCGACGTTGAGGTCGCCGGCGCGGCGCTCGACCGCCTTCTGGTGGGCGCTGGACTCGGCCAGGCGGGCCGAGATCTGGCCGTTCATCTCTTCCAGCTTGTCGGCGCGGCCGGAGGCGGTCTCCAGACGGGTCTGCAGGGCCGAGATCTCGGCGCGGCTGGCTTCGACCTGGCTTTCCAGGCCGCGGATGATGCGGCCGCTGTCGGTCTGGTGGGCGTGCAGGGCGTTCTCGATGGCCTGGACGCGGGCGCGTTCGCCGGCCAGCTGGGCCTCGAGGTCGGTCTCGATGCGCGACAGGCGGGCCACGTCCAGGCCAGCCTGGTCGACGCGCTTCTTCAGGGTCGCGGCTTCCTCGCCCAGCAGGGCGTTGTCCTGGTTGGCGCGGGCCAGGGCGGCCTCGGCGTCGCCACGACGGGTGTCGATGTCCTGGGCCTGGACGCGCAGGCCTTCGACGTCCTGCACCAGATGCTCGATGCGGGCGGTGGCGTCGCGCAGGCTGGCGTCGAGGCTGGAGACCTTCAGGTCCGACTGCAGCAGGGTGTTGCGCAGGCGATCGATCTCGAGGGCGTTGTCTTCGAGGGCCGCTTCCTGGGTCTGGCGGCGAGCGTCGGATTCACCGAGCGCGGTCTCGGCGGCGGCCAGGCGGGCGCTGACCTCGCGCTCCTCGGCCTGGATCTGGGTGATCTGGCGCTGGGCCTGGTCGAAATTGGCGCGCAGGGCGATCAGTTCGGCGTGCTCGGCGCGGCGGGCCTCGAACTCCTGGCCGACCGGACCGCGGATCTCGGCGATCAGCGGCTCGATGGCCTTGAGGTGCTCCATGACGCGGCCGATGCTGTCGAGACCGCCATGGATGGTCTCGTAGCGTTGGCCGATGGCCTGGGTGGACTCGATCTGGTGTTGCACGGCCTCGGACCGGGCGTCGTCGCCCAGGACGGTCGGCTTGCCGTTCTTGTTGTCGCGCGAATTCTTCGACAGCAGTCTCATCTAGCCCACCTTCGCCCCGTGCGAGCCCACCGTGTCCTCACTGGACAGTTGGCGGCGGCCGCGAATCTCTTACCCAGAGGTTAACAACTTAGTTTACGGACAAGATGAATGTCGAGGGGCCGAGGGCGCGACCCGGCGTCGCGGATCAGCCCGAAACCCCGGAAAATGGGGGATGATCCACAGTTTCGACGGCCAGCACGCGGCTGGCGGCGTGGACCACGGCCGCGATGCGCAAGGCGGCCTGGACTTGCGGGGGCGCCACGCCCCTCGCCCGCAGCTCGGCTTCGTGGCTGTCCAGGCACGCGCCACAGGCGTTGATCGCCGACACCGCCACGCACCACAGCTCGTAGTCGACGGTCTCGACGCCGGGATGATGCGCCAGCCGGTTCATCCTCAGCTTCGAGGGCAGCGACCGGTATTCAGGCGTTTCCATCAGGTGCAGGGCGCGAAAATAGACGTTGTTCATGGCCATGATCGCCGCTGCGGTCCTGGCGGCGGCGAAGCCCTCCTCCGTGAGGCCGGCCTCGCGCGCGGCGGCCGTGACCGCCTTGAGGGTCTCCGGCTCGCCGACCGCGCAGGCGCTGGCGACGAAGCAGCCCCACTTGGCCTGGGGCGACAGCACCGTCTCCTCGGCCAGGACGGCCAGATTGGCCCCGATGTCCTTGGCGTAGGCGGGCAGCCGGCCGCGCAGGGCGTCGATCGACATGGGGAGGGCTCCGTGGACCAGAACCGCCGATTAGCATTGTCGGGAAGGTTCGTCCCGATCCGCGCCTCGGGCTGGGGAGAAAGGCGCGGACCGGGACCAGGCGGGGCGTCCGGCGTCGGGGGAGATACGCCGGAACTTTCACCGTGGAAGACGGATACGCCTTGGCGTTTCAGTTATCCAATCGATAGTTTTTGGAATTTCGATAGAGGTGGCCTATATAACGGCCATGCTTCTCCCGACCCTTCGCCAGCTGCAGTACCTGAAGCTCCTGTCGGAGCACGGCTCGTTCAGCCGCGCCGCCGAGAGCGCCTATGTCACCCAGCCCACCTTGTCGGCGGGGATCCAGGAACTGGAGAAGATCCTGGGCGCGTCGGTGGTCGACCGGGCTCGCTCGGGCGTGATCCTGACCGCCGCCGGCCAGGAGGCCGTGCGCCGGGCCGAGGACATTCTCGCCAGGACCGAGGACTTGGTGCAGGCGGCGCGCGGCGCCGGCCAGCCGCTGGCCGGCCGCTTCCGCCTGGGCGTGATCCCGACCGTGGCGCCGTACCTCCTGCCCCGCGCCCTGCCCGTGCTGCGCGACCGGTTCCCGAAGCTGAAGCTGTTCCTGCGCGAGGACCTGACCCAGCGCCTGATCGCGGCGCTCAAGACCGGGGCCCTGGACGCGGCGCTGATCGCCCTGCCCTACGACATGACCGGTCTGGACTGGGCCCATGTCGAGGATGACGAGCTCCTGGCCGCCGCGCCGGCCAACCACCCGATGGCCAGCCAGACGCGGGTCGACCCCGACAGCCTGCGGGGCGACGACCTGATCCTGCTGGAAGACGGTCACTGCCTGCGCGACCACG encodes:
- the xth gene encoding exodeoxyribonuclease III, which translates into the protein MRLRIATWNVNSVRLRAEQAARFVDEQAPDVLCMQEIKCQDGEFPREAFEAMGLKHLKIAGQKGWHGVAIASRLPIEDVPTLMNCREGHARCVAVKVAGVEIQNFYIPAGGDLPDRAANPKFDHKLDFYETLTTALKKRDPKAPLIVTGDLNIAPGENDVWSHRQMLKIVSHTPAELEAFDAMIKSMDLLDLPRLATPEPEKLFSWWSYRAADFRKSNRGLRLDHILASPGLRDAALVDGKASSRVHDDVREWERPSDHAPVTADLKV
- a CDS encoding outer-membrane lipoprotein carrier protein LolA; amino-acid sequence: MTNRRFLLAAGLAAAIASPAFAQTAPVPAKLTAEQQALLNKATAYIQGLSSAKGRFVQTDARGTQTQGTFYLQRPGKARFAYDPPAGLLVVSNGNNVNIFDSRLKTYESYPLSKTPLNLLLAREVRLDRGVVITEIRPLADGFTIVAQDAKRQALGKISLDFSNGPIALMGWTVTDIKGGQIRVRLADFAETGALDPKLFVLTDPRRKVGRP
- a CDS encoding glutamate racemase codes for the protein MIGVFDSGVGGLTVHRALVQRLPQADFTYLADQANAPYGVRTGEEIVELTKAGCVRLFDRGASLVVLACNTASAIALRRLQQTWLPGYRKDLGRPVNILGIIVPTIEKATGLPWEHEAERRGEKVQQLDILGVFATQATVRSRVYEIEIDKRKQDLAVFSEACPELVPLIEGDASAVELAKAVEGHVQALKTRIGRFPDRVVLGCTHYEIIADIFRAALPAGTPLIQQPEATADALELYLERHPEYATGSGGSRVFLTTGAPGPQNGLVQSFWGGPVAFDAA
- a CDS encoding M3 family metallopeptidase, giving the protein MQRRTFLASAAATGAVAALNPSFALAQASNPMLQKWTGPYGGVPAFDKVKVADFKPALEAAMAKNLAEIDAITGDKAAPNFENTIAALEDAGRTLNDVQTYYGIWGSNMSSPEFQVVEAEMDPKLSAHYDKVNQNAALFARIEAVYNSPDKAKLTPEQQRVLWIYYTNFVRSGAKLNPEAKARVGAINTELAGLYTKFSQNLLADENTWIELSDADLAGLPEGLKAAAASNAAARKLPGKFVVVNTRSSVDPFLTESPVRGAREKVWRAFVNRGDNGGATDNNAIISKILKLRAERAKLLGYQTHAHWRLENAMAKAPENAMALMEAVWQPAIAQVAIDVADMQAIIDAEKGGFKLEPWDYRFYAEKVRKAKYDLDMNEVKPYLQLDKLREGMFWASGQLYGFQFKKIDGLPVYHEDITVYEVTRGGKHVGLWYFDPYARPGKRSGAWMNAYRTQERFKGEITTIVSNNSNFIKGKPGEPLLISWDDATTLFHEFGHAIHGLNANATYPTVSGTNVARDYVEFPSQLNEHWLPTPQVLNQFALHYQTGKPIPQPLVDKIEAAGKFGEGFGTTEYLASALIDMKLHLAGDVDIDPDKFEREELAKLNMPKEIVMRHRTPQFGHVFSGDGYSAGYYSYLWADTLTADAAEAFAEAPGKFYDKVVAKRLYETIMSKGNTVDPVEQFRAFRGRDVKIGALMRKRGFPVPAGA
- a CDS encoding TraB/GumN family protein, with product MAASKSALSALAFSLIAGPALAQTQPPPPTVELGAAPAPDESAVVAELTVVAKPPGPAVWLVEKDGAKLYVLGSAQPLPHALKWSSPRLEKALDKADLVLVPPQASVGVTQIAGFVLRFGGGLRQPMGKNLEDQLPPDLKARFVESRNQARKGPGDYKNWKPAVAGFLLLSDFRQAAGLSEAKPVSTIERMAKARKLKVKAVGQYRMSAVTTIASKLSPDDQLYCLRVALDEIAYDGAHSTTIGRDWAEGDLGSVRARYRESAAQRCLMRAPGGAALLEKGVAQTTDAMAEALKRPGVTVAVVDLGFLLPANGVLDRLKADGAAISSPVE
- a CDS encoding SRPBCC family protein — translated: MKTTTAAVALLAATLTTGAARAEVVDAQPNGFEVKHEMAIAAPASAVWAVLVQPSKWWASAHTWSGSAANLSLGAASGGCFCERLPNGGSVLHMTTVYAAPSTRLVLSGALGPLQSSGATGALTFLLAEKDGRTTVTVTYDVGGYFKGGLDKIAGGVDAVVGQQVARLKAASEGK
- the creS gene encoding crescentin translates to MRLLSKNSRDNKNGKPTVLGDDARSEAVQHQIESTQAIGQRYETIHGGLDSIGRVMEHLKAIEPLIAEIRGPVGQEFEARRAEHAELIALRANFDQAQRQITQIQAEEREVSARLAAAETALGESDARRQTQEAALEDNALEIDRLRNTLLQSDLKVSSLDASLRDATARIEHLVQDVEGLRVQAQDIDTRRGDAEAALARANQDNALLGEEAATLKKRVDQAGLDVARLSRIETDLEAQLAGERARVQAIENALHAHQTDSGRIIRGLESQVEASRAEISALQTRLETASGRADKLEEMNGQISARLAESSAHQKAVERRAGDLNVALERALERIRSLEEEAEGLRQRHAGVDTARATAIERADQLAKSGVAQDKALKRAEERAQQLRTRLDAMQEAQDQIRREHEDKVSELQATIERLTSEAALAEGALEAARRDRSRLQMALLGASDDLAESA
- a CDS encoding carboxymuconolactone decarboxylase family protein is translated as MSIDALRGRLPAYAKDIGANLAVLAEETVLSPQAKWGCFVASACAVGEPETLKAVTAAAREAGLTEEGFAAARTAAAIMAMNNVYFRALHLMETPEYRSLPSKLRMNRLAHHPGVETVDYELWCVAVSAINACGACLDSHEAELRARGVAPPQVQAALRIAAVVHAASRVLAVETVDHPPFSGVSG
- a CDS encoding hydrogen peroxide-inducible genes activator, giving the protein MLLPTLRQLQYLKLLSEHGSFSRAAESAYVTQPTLSAGIQELEKILGASVVDRARSGVILTAAGQEAVRRAEDILARTEDLVQAARGAGQPLAGRFRLGVIPTVAPYLLPRALPVLRDRFPKLKLFLREDLTQRLIAALKTGALDAALIALPYDMTGLDWAHVEDDELLAAAPANHPMASQTRVDPDSLRGDDLILLEDGHCLRDHALAACGLEPPKGVGDEESFAATSLPTLVQMIGSGLGVSFLPAMAVHAGLTDKAAVTVRPLATEHPSREIVVAWRSGSSRGVEGRLLAETLREAA